Below is a genomic region from Scyliorhinus canicula chromosome 2, sScyCan1.1, whole genome shotgun sequence.
GACACATGAAGTCCAAATTTGGGGGTGTTTtcctaaataatttaaaaaataaatttagggtacccaattcattttttccaataaaggggcaatgtgcaaactccacacggaccgtgacacagtaccgggatcgaatctgggaccttggtgccgtgagtgagcagtgctaaccactgctccactgtgctgtCCTAGTTTTCCTAACTTCTGACAGGAGTATGCAAAAGGGCTGTCAAAGCTGTTGCAGATGTTGGTACAGCCAAGAAACCAAAGCCCTACATTCCGGCTCCACGCAAATACTTCCCTTTAGTTGGAATGCAAAATGAAACTCAATAACGCTAAGGAGAAAGTTAATGCCACAGACCTAcgtgcatagaaacatagaaaataggagcaagaggaagCCATTCAAGCCCCATCCGCCAtacattatcatggctgatcatccaactcaatagcctaatcccgctttcccccatatcctttgatccccttcgacccaagtgcaatatctaactgcttcttgaaaacatacaatgttttgactCAACAATTGGTAACaaattctacaggctcaccagtctggatgaagaaatctctccacatcgctgtcctaaatggtctacccgtatcctcagactgtgatccctggttctggacacacccaccattgggagcatccttcctgcatctaccctgtccagtcctattaaaattttatacgtttctatgagattccccctcattcttacaaactccagcaaatacaatcctaaccgattcaatctcttctcacacgtcggtcctgccaccccaggaatcagtctggtataccttcgctgcactctctctagagcaagaacatccttcctacaaaACGCATGCATATTGTGCATGTTTAAAGGTGATAAAAATGCAAGTTCATAATGCAAGGTTTTCATTCACCTCTTGATTCCTCCTTCAGCTTCAGCtgggggtggtacagtggttcgcactgctgcctcacatcgccagggacccgggtttgattctgacctcaggtgactgtctgtgtggaatttacacgttctccagatgtctgcatggggttcctctgggtgctccggtttccccccagtccaaagacgtgcagtcaggtgaattggctgtgctaaattgcccaaaggttagatgggattacaggCATTGGATGGGGAATTGGACCACGGTTTGCTGCTCCATCTGTGCAGGgatcagtgcaaacttgatgggccgaatggcctccttctgctagggattctatgatttctgtcATTCTTCTTTCTCGCTCTATACGTTCACatcctcatttactttattctccCCAACTCCATTAATTTTGCACATTTGGCACAAGTGTGTTTGAATTTTTCTCCCTGTAACCAGCTCCCATGCCCACAGTTTTATTTTCCACCAGTTCCTATTTCTCGTTTTATTTTGAATCAGTGATCCGCCTTAGTTTTCTCCTTCCccatctccattttctcatcacctTTCTTCCCATTTGACAACTTTTCCTTAGCGCCTCGCTGAATTTGCAATACGTCAGCAGGCTATGGGCAACAACTTTCAATACTTTCTGAATTAATTCTGGAGCTAACCTCTCGCTTCCTGTCTGTATTAAACTAATTTTCTCTGGGTTTTTTTTGTCCCATTTTTATCTTGTAACTGCAGGCCTGTGGGCACTAGGTGGCAGCGTGATCCAAGTCCACCTGTCATTTATCCTTTCAACCAATCCGTAGCTGTTTTGGGGCCTTTGCATCAGTTTGtttgtttctatttttattttagtcTACAGTTTTGAAATAAAGTATTTAAAAACCTTCTTCCCCATTCCTCCAGCTCATACCGGGCTCTGCTTCCCTTCCCAATGCCTAACCCCGCACTAATATCGCCTCCAAGTGTAGTTAGTTTATTACCTTCACAGGTTTCCCTAAGGCACACGACCGTCCCTCACCGAGTCTCAGGTGATTGCACTTTTCAGATGTTTTTGAATACCCTAGAGGTGCACACAAGCCCTGACAACACCTTAAATAGTCATTCCTTTCACCACTGATGCACCATGGCTGCATTGTGTACAATTTATAGGATGTACTTTCCAAGGCTACTTTAACAgtacctcccaaacccacaacctctaccacttagaaggacaagggcagtagacatATGGGTAAGCCACCACCAGCAGGATGTCTACAAAGTTACACATCACCCCAAGATGGACATATatcagctaaaggaatagagtataaaagtagggcagtgttgctgcaactgtacaaggcattggtgatattgcacctggagtactttggcccccttatttgaggagggattggTTTCCTCTTgtgtgtggggcaatctagaacgagaggtcactgttttaggataaggggtagcagatttaaaacggagatgaggagaaattacttctctcaaagaatcgtgaatctgtggaattcactaccccagagtgtggtggatgccgggacattgagtaaatttgaggagatagacagatttttgaattAGTAATGCATTGAAGGGTTTTGGAGAatgggtaggaaagtggagttgaggctgagatgagatcaggcatgatcgtattgaatggcgaagcaggctcaagggactgaattgtctacttctagttcttatgatccttcactgttactaggtaaaaatcctggaactccctccctaacagcagtggttgtacctacaccacatggactgcaagaaAGTTGTTCACCACACATTACAAAGGACAATTAGAGACAGGCAATAAACACCTTTCTTATGATGCTTGCATCCCGAGAATGAATTGAAAAAAGGCCATAACGAGCCTCGTGGAGTGCACTTTGTTCTCAATTCaatttattgaaaataattttttttaaattagaatacccaatttttttttccaattaaggggcaatttatcatggccaatccacctaacctgcccatctttgggttgtgggggtgaagctcactcagacacagggagaatgtgtaaacgccacacagacagtgacccagggcctggattgaacccgggtcctccttgtcgtaggcagtagtgctaaccactgcaccacctgaaaGTAATAAAATTTATATAGACATATCAAGTTGTTTTAAGTGCAGCCACTGTTGTTATTtaggtcagtgtttttcaaactttttttccggggacccatttttaccaaccggccaaccttcgcgatccacgccggacgaccttcgtgatccacgccggccgaccttcgcgatccacgccggccgaccttcggggcccacgccggccgaccttcggggcccacgccggCTAACCtgcatgacccaccattttctattaccttgtttgttgctgacaaaaatggaggaaatggttttgggtccctgtggccccaatggtccctttggccccccgaacttgtaaaaaaaaaggctgcgaccgcataagaaaatgcagccgcactgcgcatgcgcactgacgatcgggcatgcatgcgcagtgcggctgaatttttttttGTTGATATGGTCGCGGCCTTTTTGAAGGCCGTTtgcagccggcatagttaaagccggctgctgtggctgttgtgtgtggatttgcgcgatcgggagtgccgtgacggacggctccgcggcCCTCCCAAGACCCGCCCGCGAcccagtttgacaatgcctgatttaGGTAAATGCTGGTTTCTTCATTGAAATAGCCTACAAGTAGCAAATGAATGAATGATTTAGATAATGTGTttttagggagaaactgtttccactggcagaaggGTTGGTAACTGGAGGTTAAGACAATTGGCAAAAAACAAAAGATGAACAGAATCGGACTTCCGAtgacggcgggcaggaggcagctgcgcaatggagggctcctgctcgggaacggcattgtcggggctttaagcccggtcccagggtccaaggaggcggcaaaagcagggagaaggcacagaaaagacacagtaaaggaaaatgtcgagggtgaaCAAAAAAACGGCTGTTAAAAAAACAGTTGAAGGTCcgttggggagtggaaaggtcaccgcggggtcaccaaggaaaatggaggctggagaaccaggggaggccgcattgcttacggctgaagaaataactaaggtgaaggctgcggaattcgaaaggcagtttacaaaatccatggagacaatgaggaaggcgctgagggaggttttgagtgagctggtggaggaggcgatttccccggtgacgacggtggtggcgagcgcagtggcggaggtgcgggagcaaggggaggcgctgaaggaagtgaatgagacattattgcagcacggtgatcaacttatctcgatggggaaggagatgcggaaggtaatggagattaacaaggatctgcgaggaaaaatggaagacctggaaaacagatccaggcgacagaatttgaggattgtggggctgcccgaaggagttgaagggccgaggccgactgagtattttgccgctatgctggcgaaactattggaggagggggaggatccctcccggcatgaactggatcgggctcatcggtcgtggaggcctgtaccaaaggagagtgagcttccaagggtagtgactctgcttccgtaggtacagtgtgaaggagaaggtcctgttctgggccaagcagaagcgggtggtgcagtgagcTGGAGCTGGTGtaggtgtataccaggactttacggtggaggtggcgaggaggcgggctgctttcaaccaggtgaagagggcactgtacattagcaaggtgcagtgcgacaTTGTAtgcccagcgaagctgagggtgacgtacaagctcaaggacattttattttggaacggcggaagcaacggaggagtttgcgaaggcagaaggactgtggcagaactgagaaatggccatgtgccgatgtaacctcatgactgtattttcttcttttttgtttcactgcgtgtgggtgtatgggccaaagttggggggaggagttttacaagaggtagtggacgggaggagttgggggtgtttacatctcttgggtatcatgtatggtactctttcagaggttggatgccgttgagtgtgggggggggggggggggggcggcggacggactctatggtgaccatgggcggtcccggactcctttttctttttctcctttgtttccaccgtgggagggtttgtttaattggatgcatatatggacaggtgggccgttgtttggggtggtgggaggatgggatcgttgttattgttaaggggattgattttgtatttgttaccgtttactgcttgttggtggggtgtaaattttgaaggaaaatgtgaaaatggagaataaaaacatttttaaaaatatgaacagaatttgtagaaccatagaatccctgcagtgcagaaggaggccattcaggccattgagtctgcatcgaccttccCCAGTTCCacgccctcaccccatccccgtaaccacacctaacctcacctaaccttttgaacactaaagggcaattttagcaaggctaatccacctaacatgcacatctttggactatgggaggaaaccgacatTGAAACACAAGGCAAATAGATCCAATGCGGAACTCAGATTACAAGCCCAGATCTCCATTATAAACACCACCCTCCTCCAATCCTGGTGAGTAGCAGAATTTACTCTGAACATTACCTGCCAGCATGCTCACGACCGACAGGAGAATCTTCTCGACGCTCTGAACAGGACTCCAACGTTCCGCACTGCTCTCGTAACCCATGGGGTCATCGCCTGGCGCGTGCAGGATTGAGATGCATACCCTTCCATCTGGGTAAACTGAAGCAATAAATCTAGATGTCAAGCAGGGCAGGCAGGCTGTGCGGACAGTACTGCAGACATGAATATTTGCAAAGCTACCCACTGGACTTAAAAGGGACACAGACAAGGGACAGCCAACTAAACACTTGCCGCTATTGAGCTGGAGGCACCAGGATTACAAAACAATCGCTTACCATTTGGGTGAAACATCTCTCCTGTGAACCGCATTTTTGGTGGACTCAGTGGATAATCATGTGGGAAACTCAGAATAGCTGGAAACACTCCGCCTTCAAAACAGGTGTCTTCAGGACCCCTAAGCAACAGGACAGGGAGTCAGATTTGTGGCTCATTGATTAAACACAGGGATCACAACCAGCACCCCTCCTGCTCCCACCCACCATTAAATTTGCTGGAACCTCAGTTCCAACTGATTAATTTTTAAATAGGGCAAAACCATCTTTAGTTATTCTCAATTCGTTCAAAGACAAACTTCAGAGAGCAAGAACAGGCCGCTTAGTCCATTGAGCGCCTTCCAAGTCTGTCACTCCTGTGTGAAGGGCCCCATGCTGCTGCTCCTACCCCATTGGTAATACCAACCAAGTAGTGCCAAGATCTCGGTCATCTTCACCCCAACATCCAGTCTGATTCTTAATTCAGTTCCCATTTTAAGATATGAAGTGACACTAGGTTGGCTACGTTGCCCTCGTCTGCCCTGCAAGTACATCATTTTGTACTGGGAGTATTTTGGAATGTTAAATCCCAGTCAACGACATGTGAGCTGGGAAGCAATGGACTTAGATAATTTAAAGATACAAACACACCACAGGTTCTTCATCAACAGGTCTAACTTCAACTTTCAGTCATGGTATAAGTAGGTCACTGCTGTTTATTCAGCCATTCAAATTGCAATGGaaaaacaggagtattacgggatttgtatgggcgcacgggaccccgagggtgagaagggtgtttttggaacggggcagggattggggtgggctggcgctgcccaacctctgtgggtactattgggctgccaacgcagcgatggtgcgtaagtgggtaatggacggggaaggtgcagcatggaagaggatggagatggcgtcctgtgtggacactaGCTTGGAGCCGCTTGTAACAGTGCTGTTGcctctccctccaacgaggtataccacgagcccggtggttgcggctaccctcaaatttgggggcaatggagatggcacaggggggaggtgggggtctcaatggggtccccgatacgggggaaccaccagtttgttccagggagaatcgatggtgggttcctgagttggcacagggcaggtgttaggaggttgagggacctgtttgtagatgggaagtttgcgagcctaggtgagttagaggagaatttcgggctccccccggggaacatttttaggtatatgcaggtaaggccGTTTGCCAGACAgcaggggttccctctgttgccttcacttggggtccaggacagggtgccttcgggggtgtgggttggagggggaggatttcagacatataccaagtgatgcaggaggtagacgaggccttggtggaggagctgaagggtaaatgggaagagga
It encodes:
- the ube2g2 gene encoding ubiquitin-conjugating enzyme E2 G2 isoform X1, producing MAGTALKRLMAEYKQLTLNPPEGIVAGPINEENFFEWEALIMGPEDTCFEGGVFPAILSFPHDYPLSPPKMRFTGEMFHPNVYPDGRVCISILHAPGDDPMGYESSAERWSPVQSVEKILLSVVSMLAEPNDESGANVDASKMWRDDRGQFYKIAQQTVRKSLGL
- the ube2g2 gene encoding ubiquitin-conjugating enzyme E2 G2 isoform X2, translating into MGPEDTCFEGGVFPAILSFPHDYPLSPPKMRFTGEMFHPNVYPDGRVCISILHAPGDDPMGYESSAERWSPVQSVEKILLSVVSMLAEPNDESGANVDASKMWRDDRGQFYKIAQQTVRKSLGL